The following proteins come from a genomic window of Candidatus Thorarchaeota archaeon:
- a CDS encoding ABC transporter ATP-binding protein — GSGKTTLLNIIGAIDYPTSGRVMVMDVPVGDYDESFRANFRLLNTGFVFQSYNLISTLTAIENVMFPMQLVDVPVAATRARASKLLEQVGLEERHDHLPYQLSAGEQQRVAIARAMANDPPLILADEPTANLDERSAEHIRRLLMEFNQLGKTVIVITHDSEITRRPGARVFTMKQGELKADV; from the coding sequence GGCTCTGGCAAGACAACCCTGCTGAACATCATAGGCGCCATAGACTATCCCACGTCTGGTCGTGTCATGGTGATGGACGTACCCGTGGGCGACTACGATGAGAGCTTCCGAGCCAACTTCAGGCTTCTTAACACCGGCTTTGTCTTTCAGAGCTACAACCTGATCTCTACCCTGACCGCCATTGAGAACGTCATGTTTCCAATGCAGCTGGTGGATGTGCCTGTTGCAGCGACTAGGGCAAGAGCGTCCAAGCTGCTGGAGCAAGTTGGTCTGGAAGAGAGACATGACCATCTTCCATACCAGCTCAGCGCTGGAGAACAGCAACGGGTTGCCATTGCTCGGGCCATGGCCAATGACCCACCCTTGATCCTGGCGGACGAACCGACTGCCAATCTTGATGAGAGGAGCGCCGAGCATATACGAAGACTCCTCATGGAGTTCAACCAGCTTGGCAAGACGGTGATTGTGATAACACATGATTCAGAGATTACACGCAGGCCGGGCGCTCGCGTATTCACCATGAAGCAAGGAGAACTGAAGGCGGATGTCTGA